AGGCTAACCAGTGCCAGCAAGGCTATCAATGCTTTTATTATTAAATTTTTCATTGATAACCTCACTTTCAATTAACCTTGATTTTCGTCTTTTTTGGCTTTCCGGCGCTTGTAAAATAGGAAGAACCACAATAAGAAAATAATAATTACTAATAACGCTGCGACTACTCCTAGTAATACATACAGGAGGACATTACGTTGGCCGACAACTGCAAGACCACGGGATTCTTTAGGTTTAACTTCATCCGCCGTAATGACGAAATCTTTTTGCAAATTCCATTTATACTGCTTACCAGTTGTTTGGTTGGCATGAACATGGAAGGTATACTTCCCCGCGGGCAATTTTTGTTTATCATATTGGAACAACGCATCAAAATTAGTCGTTGGTGCTACCGAATAACCAGTTACTTTTTTACTAACAATTACTTTATCACTGTTGCGTTTCGTAATTGACGCTGTCATATCTAAGTTGGCAATATTTGTCATTGAGGCGTTACGCAGTGTTCCCGCAACATTCACCATATTATTATCAGTTTTGATACCAACAACTGGCATTTCTAAATCCGGCTGAACTACCGTATCCGTTTCCTTAATCACGACACCTTTAGCATATGCATACTGATTACTATAACCACTAGTTTTTTTATCTTCAGTCGTTAATTTTTCAACATAAAAGCCCCCAAGAATCATCCCATCGAATTCAAACTTAGGCATGGTTACTTGCATGCTGACTGTTTTAACGGTGTTCGCTGGCACCGTTACTTTGGGGTGTTTTACTTTGGCAATGCTAGTAAACGGAACTTTCATTGATTGGTCAAGTTTACGCGTGGTCGGGCCATACGTGATGGTACCGTTGTTACTGGTCATCGCATTAGTCGCGGCGACTTTAAAGGTGCTGACTTCAGTTGACTTATTTTCAATTTTGACTTTGAGGTCAAATGTTTGTTGTGGTTTGGCTTTTAGATCAAAGAAACTCAACTTTTTATTTTGTTGCAACGCCGACGGAACCGTATTCACTGAATAACCAACTTCTTCGGCCCCTACGTTATTAACAAAACCAAGCATACCTAAAACTACCGTCATCATGATAATTTTTATTTTGTTCATGTATCTTGTACCTCCACTGATAGCTGTTAGAAATAAATTTATGTATCGTTGAGCACTAAAATGCTCAACTTAAGTCTTAACTTGCTGAAGTTGGATCTGAGTCAACTAATGTGTATGTGATTTTACCGTCATACTTTCCGGCTTGTAACGTTGAGCTAGGGTTTACTTTAATTGTCGAGGTCACCGTTCCAGACATCGTGGTCGCAGTTGTCGTTAGGCCCCCATTGGCAACAGTTGCGGTCGCACTATCATCGGCAGAATAAATATTATCAACCGTCTGACCAGCAACAGCGGTACCATCGGCAATGTTCATTGAAACTGCACTAGTTAATAATTTAACATCGTCCTTACCCTGCAAAGTTAAATCACCTGCTGAAGCTGTCACGTACCAAGGTAATGATGCACCCCGTAAGTCGGTAACTTGGATTGGGGCCGCACTAGTCGCAATGCCACTCGTGAATCCGGCTTGGGTATCGGTAATTGCGCCATAATTAAATGATGGCACCGAGTCCAATGAAATCCCACCAGCTTGAATATGCACAACAGTTGAGCCATCCTTCGGGCCGTCTAATTGTGCTGCACTAGTCATTGGTGTGGCAACTGCAAACACCATCCCGGCTAAAGTTGTCGCTAAAATGGTACTAATAATCGTCTTTTTCATGATTTTCACCTTTCTTCGTTTTACTATATTCAGATGCCCGAAATGGCTCCTGAAAAAGATTTAACACGCACGTTATTCCGCTTCCATGTTAATTACTGGCGCGCATGAATCACGTTTCAGTATCAAATGAAGTCATGTACCTACATTTTTATAATTTTTATTTGCTTGAACACAATCGTAACCAATTAATTTTTCCATTAAGTAATTCCATCGGTAACTAACCAATGCGTAACAATCGCATAGCTGTCCGGTTGCAAATTACGACATAGCTTAATACCGATAGCACCGGGATCCCAAGTTATCTGATACTTGGCGGGACCAGGTGTGGCACCATGGGTTGCAACAATCGGTGTCCAATCATGCTGATCACGGTGCGCTTGGTAATCACTGGTTCTAATGACTTTTTTGTCGATGCTCTGAAATTGCCCATCACTCATCTGCCGGGTAATGCTAGCTTTAGCACCATCAATCACGTAATCGGCTAGGTCACAGGTTTGGCCCTGTGCGCCCACAACTTTGTCAGATTTCACCAAAATTGACCAATCGCCACTATCGTTATCACGCTCATCTTGAATTCGTAAGTGAACGGTATCAACGTTGTAGATTGTCTTACCTAATTTTGCCAATGTCCAATTACCAAAATCTGCTGATGTTGCATTGATAATTTTAACGCCCGGCTTCACCTGTAAATCTGTCCGCCCAATCGTTTGGGTTTCTAAACTACGGGTAGCTGCTAGCGTTGGCATGGCGTAGTTACTAATTAGTACGATTGTGAGGACGCCAAGCTTAATCAACTTGTTCATCATTAGTCCCCTTTCGCTTTCGCCGTTTGAACAACAATAATAGTAAGAAAAATAGCCCGAAAATTATTAATATCCCACTAAATGTAAACCAAAAAATCCACCACAAACCACAACTAGACCTCATCCCTTGATTATCACCTGTTGCGCGCAAATTAAATCTGCCACCAACACTCGAAAACCAAACAATCAAATCCTCATATTTTGTGATCCATGTCTTTGGCCGGCGCCGCACTATGTCCACCGCATTTCCTGAGGCGGCTGGTGTCTGCTCAGCGCCAACAATTGGCGCTGCCTGTTGTTCGGCTTCACCACCCGAGTTGGGTAATGTCGAACTAATTTGCGCAGACTGCCTAAGCTGGCTAACCACTTTACTAGTATCTTGTAGCTGAAACGTATTCTTGGAAGTTATTTCCGCGGTACTACCCGTCTGCCATACAATTAAGGCTAGCAAAATGCCAAAGACACTAATCAACCACTTGATTTTCATTTTGATAGTAACCACCACCTTCTGAGAAATTGTTCACTTTGCAAAGACACCAACATATCCACTTTTCAATTGCTGAAATGTTTCTAAGTCTATGTAGTTTTTACTAGAACCTTCATCTGGTCGGTTTGTGGCACTTCAATTGGTACTACATTATTTTTCTAATTTACTGTCACCAGCGACGTACTATTCAAGCATATCTTTACCATCACCACCGTTTCTGTTACCAATCTAGAGTTTCTCCAATGTAACACTAGTAATATTACTAACTAATTTGGTTCTACATGTGAACTATCTAGGGTTTTTTCATAATATTTAAAATGCTACTAAATAAACCTAACCATGATAAATTTGAGTTACCAGCCAAAAACTGTTCTATTTATTCTAGCTCGGGATTATCATTTCCGTACTTTTCAATCATCGAATTACTGAGATTCTATTGACGGTGTTTTTTCATGCCACTGCGGTCTGTGATTAGTAACTGTTTCCGCTAGCTGGAGAATTATTACTAACTAACGCAATTTCCAGACACGGAGTGGCCAATTTTATTCAATCCCACGTCAGACGGAATAGAACCCCAAAAGCCAGGAACGCAAAAAATCCCCTGCACATTGCTATGCAGAGGACTGATTCATGTATTAAATTACAAAGTCTTAGCGATTTCCTTGATGTATTCGCGCAAGGCATCCTTAGTTTCAGGGTGTTCCAAGCCAAATTCAATTGAAGTTTCCAAGAAACCAATCTTAGAACCGATGTCGTAACGACGGCCCTTGAATTCGTGGGCGTACACGTGTTGACGCTTGTTCAAGCTATCAATCGCATCCGTCAATTGGATTTCGTTACCCTTACCAGGCTTCGTGTTTTCCAATTCTTCAAAGATTTCAGGTGTTAACAAGTAACGACCGATGATCGCCAAGTCTGAAGGAGCATCTTCTGGCTTAGGCTTTTCAACGAATTGCTTAACTTCGTACAAGCCATCACCCAAGTCTTGGATTGGGTCGATGACACCGTACTTAACAGTTTCTTCGTGAGGAACCTTAACGACAGCAAGGGTTGATTCACCAGTTTTTTCGTATTGGTTGATCAATTGCTTAGTCAAAGGCACTTCATCCTTGGTCACATCATCACCAAGCAAGACAACGAATGGTTCGTCACCAACGAAAGCCTTAGCTTGGAGCACGGCGTCACCTAAACCACGTGGGTTTGATTGGCGAATGAAGTACAAGTTGATGTTAGTCGTTTCTTGAACCATCGCTAACTTATCAAACTTACCATCACGTTCCAATGACATTTCCAATTCAGGGTTTGAATCAAAGTGGTCTTCGATTGAACGCTTTGACTTACCGTCAACAATCAAGATGTCTTCGATACCAGAGGCAATGGCTTCTTCAACGATAAATTGAATCGTGGGCTTATCAACAAGTGGCAACATTTCTTTGGCCAATGCCTTAGTAGCTGGCAAGAAACGAGTTCCGAGTCCAGCTGCTGGGATAACGGCTTTACGTACTTTTTTCATATTATTCATACTCCCTTAAATATTTACTGGTTTTACTGTTCCCTGTAAAAAGTTAGTTACTTCTTACACAAGAACTATTTTAACAGATTATGCCATAATTCGCTAAAATAATCTAAATGTTATCAAACATTAATTAGTTAGTTTCATTTGCTGCTGGACGCTTCATCAAGTCTTTGATAGCTTGGTTAATGTCTTTATCTTCATACAAAACTTGGTAAATCGCATCAGTAATTGGCATTTCAACGTGGCGTTGTTCTGCTAATTCCTTAGCGGCTTTCGTAGTTGAAACCCCTTCGATAACCATGCCCATGTCTTCTTCAACTTGCTTCAAAGACTTGCCTTGACCCAATTGGTAGCCCGCACGCCAGTTACGTGAGTTAGCTGAAGTTCCAGTAACAATTAAGTCACCAACCCCTGACAAACCAATAAAGGTTAATGGATTAGCGCCAAATGCCAAGCCCAAGCGACTAATTTCAGCTAATCCACGCGTAAGCAACGCGGCCTTAGCATTATCGCCATAGCCCAAGGCCACTAAGGCACCCGCACCAATCGCGATAATGTTTTTCAAGGCACCACCCATTTCCGTTCCAATGACGTCATCATTTGTATATACCCGGAAATTTTCAGTTGAGAAAGCAGCTTGGAAACGTTCGGCCGCTTTGATGTCATCGCTAGCAATCGTCACCGTTGTCAAATCGTGTTTGATAACGTCTTCAGCATGTGAAGGTCCTGAAAGCACTGCTAGGGCTGAGCGATTAGCTGGTGCAACTTCTTCAGCAAGCATTTCTGAAACACGTTTGTAAGTTCCAGGTTCAATCCCCTTAGTTGCGTGACCTAAAATAACTTTTTGGTTGTTAGCTTTCAATAATGCCCCAAGTTGCTTACCAACTTCACGGACACCTTTGGTT
This is a stretch of genomic DNA from Periweissella cryptocerci. It encodes these proteins:
- a CDS encoding WxL domain-containing protein, with the translated sequence MKKTIISTILATTLAGMVFAVATPMTSAAQLDGPKDGSTVVHIQAGGISLDSVPSFNYGAITDTQAGFTSGIATSAAPIQVTDLRGASLPWYVTASAGDLTLQGKDDVKLLTSAVSMNIADGTAVAGQTVDNIYSADDSATATVANGGLTTTATTMSGTVTSTIKVNPSSTLQAGKYDGKITYTLVDSDPTSAS
- the galU gene encoding UTP--glucose-1-phosphate uridylyltransferase GalU — translated: MKKVRKAVIPAAGLGTRFLPATKALAKEMLPLVDKPTIQFIVEEAIASGIEDILIVDGKSKRSIEDHFDSNPELEMSLERDGKFDKLAMVQETTNINLYFIRQSNPRGLGDAVLQAKAFVGDEPFVVLLGDDVTKDEVPLTKQLINQYEKTGESTLAVVKVPHEETVKYGVIDPIQDLGDGLYEVKQFVEKPKPEDAPSDLAIIGRYLLTPEIFEELENTKPGKGNEIQLTDAIDSLNKRQHVYAHEFKGRRYDIGSKIGFLETSIEFGLEHPETKDALREYIKEIAKTL
- a CDS encoding DUF916 and DUF3324 domain-containing protein translates to MNKIKIIMMTVVLGMLGFVNNVGAEEVGYSVNTVPSALQQNKKLSFFDLKAKPQQTFDLKVKIENKSTEVSTFKVAATNAMTSNNGTITYGPTTRKLDQSMKVPFTSIAKVKHPKVTVPANTVKTVSMQVTMPKFEFDGMILGGFYVEKLTTEDKKTSGYSNQYAYAKGVVIKETDTVVQPDLEMPVVGIKTDNNMVNVAGTLRNASMTNIANLDMTASITKRNSDKVIVSKKVTGYSVAPTTNFDALFQYDKQKLPAGKYTFHVHANQTTGKQYKWNLQKDFVITADEVKPKESRGLAVVGQRNVLLYVLLGVVAALLVIIIFLLWFFLFYKRRKAKKDENQG
- a CDS encoding NAD(P)H-dependent glycerol-3-phosphate dehydrogenase; this encodes MTEKIAVLGAGSWGTALANVLAENGNDVRLWSHKPAQVAEINEKHTNEHYLPAAKLNENLVAYADMGEAIKDVEMVLSVVPTKGVREVGKQLGALLKANNQKVILGHATKGIEPGTYKRVSEMLAEEVAPANRSALAVLSGPSHAEDVIKHDLTTVTIASDDIKAAERFQAAFSTENFRVYTNDDVIGTEMGGALKNIIAIGAGALVALGYGDNAKAALLTRGLAEISRLGLAFGANPLTFIGLSGVGDLIVTGTSANSRNWRAGYQLGQGKSLKQVEEDMGMVIEGVSTTKAAKELAEQRHVEMPITDAIYQVLYEDKDINQAIKDLMKRPAANETN